Proteins encoded together in one Actinomycetota bacterium window:
- a CDS encoding 4Fe-4S binding protein: MSEEVYEGLRELLDRHPTGCAPAPEIIEILKTLFNEEEARVALGLGFRPFRVEDVARHAGVDIGTARGCLESLAEKGVVFVREKEGERGYALLPVMPGIFEFPFMKGMSDEMRDKLTPLWKEYLPKLGTRFGGTETRFSRIIPIQEEVESEPGVLPYQKVYDMIDRAKVVGIATCACRDLERKCDAPREACMLFDETCAYLVERGFGRYLYKEEMKEKLRQFDRAGLVHQINNVQERLTFVCNCCTCCCGLLRMSLEWGNPPVFISSGFVPVVEEDLCNGCGTCAEERCPVGAIRVADEKAVVDTTKCIGCGLCVTGCPNRALRLEAVSGFPEPPATTAEMGMKILQEKGKLERFLEVINP, translated from the coding sequence ATGTCGGAGGAAGTATACGAAGGGCTGCGGGAGCTTCTGGACCGCCACCCCACGGGATGTGCGCCGGCGCCGGAGATCATCGAGATCCTCAAGACTCTCTTTAACGAGGAGGAGGCGCGCGTGGCCCTCGGCCTGGGCTTCCGCCCCTTCAGGGTGGAGGACGTGGCTCGCCACGCGGGCGTGGATATCGGGACGGCGCGCGGCTGCCTGGAGTCGTTGGCGGAAAAAGGGGTGGTCTTCGTGCGGGAGAAGGAGGGAGAGCGCGGCTACGCCCTCCTCCCGGTCATGCCGGGCATCTTCGAGTTCCCCTTCATGAAGGGCATGAGCGATGAGATGAGGGATAAGCTCACTCCCCTCTGGAAAGAGTATCTCCCCAAACTGGGAACACGCTTCGGAGGGACGGAGACGAGGTTCTCCCGCATCATCCCCATCCAGGAGGAGGTGGAGAGCGAGCCCGGCGTACTCCCCTACCAGAAGGTCTATGACATGATCGACCGTGCGAAGGTGGTGGGCATCGCCACCTGCGCCTGCCGCGACCTGGAGCGCAAGTGCGACGCGCCGCGCGAGGCGTGCATGCTCTTCGACGAGACCTGCGCCTACCTGGTGGAGAGAGGCTTTGGGCGCTATCTCTACAAGGAGGAGATGAAGGAAAAGCTGCGCCAGTTCGACCGCGCGGGGCTGGTGCACCAGATCAACAACGTGCAGGAGCGCCTCACCTTCGTCTGCAACTGCTGCACCTGCTGCTGCGGGCTGCTGCGCATGAGCCTGGAATGGGGGAACCCTCCCGTCTTCATCTCCTCCGGCTTCGTGCCGGTGGTCGAGGAGGACCTGTGCAACGGCTGCGGCACCTGCGCGGAGGAGAGATGTCCAGTGGGGGCCATCCGGGTAGCGGACGAGAAGGCCGTCGTGGACACCACAAAGTGCATAGGCTGCGGACTGTGCGTGACGGGATGTCCCAACCGCGCCCTACGCCTGGAGGCGGTGAGCGGGTTCCCGGAGCCCCCGGCCACCACCGCGGAGATGGGCATGAAGATCCTGCAGGAGAAGGGCAAGCTGGAGCGCTTCCTGGAGGTGATCAACCCCTGA
- a CDS encoding amidohydrolase family protein — MPLIVDAHAHLETPVLGVTPDPGRRRTTHLLMWSYELLGFRNPLWKGEPPGAARALIAMENQLRLSMGCKKNLLRSMERNGIDRSVVLPIAPFSSSREYLDACEGEHRLIPFASACPAPGWEKELGEAMERGCRGLKIHPILQRIAPEDRFYFDLLEEFSPHRRPVLIHAGEFDYYVVRDGFSSYGDTSRYEKLIRAFPEVPFILGHMGLYYPQKALRLAERYENVFLETSFQPLKVVREALRVAGRERVVFGSDWPESDPRYALRIARRAAGEDGELLRRLTGGNILALLG; from the coding sequence ATGCCATTGATCGTGGACGCGCATGCCCATCTCGAAACCCCCGTCCTCGGCGTGACCCCCGACCCCGGGCGCCGGCGCACGACGCACCTGTTGATGTGGAGCTACGAGCTCCTGGGGTTCCGCAACCCGCTCTGGAAGGGGGAGCCGCCAGGAGCGGCGCGAGCGCTCATCGCCATGGAGAACCAGCTGCGCCTGTCCATGGGATGCAAGAAGAACCTGCTGCGCAGCATGGAAAGGAACGGCATCGACAGGAGCGTGGTGCTGCCCATCGCCCCCTTCTCATCCTCCAGGGAATACCTGGACGCCTGCGAGGGCGAACACCGGCTCATACCCTTCGCTAGCGCCTGCCCGGCTCCGGGATGGGAAAAGGAGCTCGGTGAGGCGATGGAGCGCGGATGCAGGGGCCTGAAGATACATCCCATCCTGCAGCGCATCGCTCCCGAGGACCGTTTCTATTTCGACCTCTTGGAGGAGTTCTCGCCCCACCGCAGACCGGTACTCATCCACGCGGGCGAGTTCGATTACTATGTGGTGAGGGACGGCTTCTCGTCCTACGGGGACACCTCCCGCTACGAGAAGCTCATCCGCGCCTTCCCGGAGGTGCCCTTCATCCTCGGGCACATGGGCCTCTATTATCCACAGAAAGCCCTCCGGCTCGCGGAGCGCTACGAGAACGTATTCCTCGAGACCTCCTTCCAGCCCCTCAAAGTGGTGCGGGAGGCCCTGAGGGTAGCGGGCAGGGAACGGGTGGTCTTCGGCTCCGACTGGCCGGAGAGCGACCCCCGTTACGCCCTGAGGATAGCCCGCAGGGCGGCGGGCGAGGACGGGGAGCTGCTCCGGAGGCTGACGGGCGGGAACATCCTGGCGCTGCTGGGATAG
- a CDS encoding 4Fe-4S binding protein — MLMPDETYAALAKHLDKMPIGAPMSEELMEILRILFTPEEAELGSRLPFMNTGLDALSSMTGMPAGELEAMLEGMVSKGTVFRSEKGGVVKYRLLPTVVGFSETPFWPGKDNERVRKLAPLWRRYFESSFGKELGEREVPVLRVAPVREEVASGSQVLPFETVRDLVMEADYRVVAYCPCRQIQAYAGEGCRHERENCFHFGSMGRYMVERGMGRELTLEETLEKLREAHEEGLVFSTDNYRGKVSTICCCCGCCCVFINTRKELGFANALAPSNYVPHVDERSCVGCGTCEERCPVEAISLGDGETAVVDPTRCLGCGVCIPTCSGDALVLRRREDAREIPALQEFIAAQMKEKGRP; from the coding sequence ATGCTCATGCCGGACGAGACCTACGCGGCGCTGGCGAAACACCTGGACAAGATGCCCATCGGGGCGCCCATGAGCGAGGAGCTCATGGAGATACTGCGCATCCTCTTCACCCCCGAGGAGGCGGAGTTGGGCTCCAGGCTGCCCTTTATGAACACCGGCCTCGATGCCCTCTCCTCCATGACCGGCATGCCCGCGGGGGAGCTGGAAGCGATGCTGGAAGGCATGGTCTCCAAGGGAACCGTCTTCAGGAGCGAGAAGGGCGGGGTGGTCAAGTACCGCTTGCTTCCCACCGTGGTAGGTTTTTCCGAGACGCCCTTCTGGCCCGGGAAGGACAATGAGAGGGTGCGCAAGCTGGCCCCGCTGTGGAGAAGATACTTCGAGTCCTCCTTCGGGAAGGAGCTGGGCGAAAGAGAGGTCCCCGTCCTGAGGGTGGCGCCGGTGCGGGAGGAAGTCGCCTCCGGCTCCCAGGTCCTTCCCTTCGAGACTGTGCGCGACCTGGTGATGGAGGCCGACTACAGGGTGGTGGCCTACTGCCCATGCCGCCAGATACAGGCCTATGCCGGGGAGGGTTGCCGGCACGAGCGGGAGAACTGCTTCCACTTCGGGTCCATGGGGCGCTACATGGTCGAGAGGGGCATGGGCAGGGAGCTGACGCTGGAGGAGACCCTGGAGAAGCTCCGCGAGGCGCACGAGGAAGGCCTGGTGTTCTCCACCGACAACTACCGGGGAAAGGTATCCACCATCTGCTGCTGCTGCGGCTGCTGCTGCGTGTTCATCAACACCAGGAAGGAACTGGGCTTCGCCAATGCCCTGGCTCCCTCCAACTACGTCCCTCACGTCGACGAGAGATCCTGCGTGGGATGCGGCACCTGCGAGGAACGCTGCCCGGTGGAGGCCATAAGCCTGGGAGACGGGGAGACAGCCGTCGTCGACCCGACCCGCTGCCTGGGATGCGGCGTGTGCATTCCCACCTGCTCGGGTGACGCGCTGGTGCTGCGGCGCCGCGAGGATGCCCGGGAGATACCCGCCCTGCAGGAATTCATCGCCGCGCAGATGAAGGAGAAGGGCCGGCCATAA
- a CDS encoding CbbQ/NirQ/NorQ/GpvN family protein codes for MEPDGGYQRELSYQEHVFEEEPFYLPHGDEVEIFRAAYRARLPVNLKGPTGCGKTRFLEYMSWLLGREGGFRLPLITVACHEDLTAGDLVGRYILRGDQTVWVDGPLTAAVKAGAICYLDEVVEARKDTMVLIHPLADHRRILPLEKKGAFIRAHPRFLLVVSYNPGYQSMLKDLKISTRQRFAAIEFSYPPREAEARIIRGEAGVDEAVARDLALLGERARNLGEKELEEGPSTRLLIYAARLIAGGVPPRRACETAVVSAVSDDPVVQQALRDLVAAVFP; via the coding sequence ATGGAACCGGACGGTGGCTACCAGAGGGAGCTGTCCTACCAGGAGCACGTCTTCGAGGAAGAGCCCTTCTACCTTCCCCATGGGGATGAGGTGGAGATATTCCGCGCCGCCTACCGCGCCCGTCTGCCCGTGAACCTCAAGGGCCCCACGGGGTGCGGAAAGACGCGTTTCCTGGAGTACATGTCCTGGCTGCTCGGCAGGGAGGGCGGGTTCCGGCTGCCCCTCATCACCGTGGCCTGCCACGAGGACCTCACCGCGGGCGACCTGGTGGGGCGCTACATCCTCCGCGGCGACCAGACGGTATGGGTGGACGGCCCCCTCACCGCCGCGGTCAAGGCGGGGGCTATCTGCTACCTGGACGAGGTGGTGGAGGCGCGCAAGGACACCATGGTCCTCATCCATCCCCTGGCGGACCACCGGCGCATCCTTCCCCTGGAGAAAAAGGGCGCTTTCATCCGCGCCCACCCCCGCTTCCTGCTGGTGGTCTCCTACAACCCCGGTTACCAGTCCATGCTCAAGGACCTTAAAATAAGCACCCGCCAGCGGTTCGCCGCCATCGAGTTCTCCTATCCACCGCGGGAGGCGGAGGCGCGCATCATCCGCGGGGAGGCGGGGGTGGACGAGGCGGTAGCGCGGGACCTGGCGCTGCTGGGGGAGCGCGCGCGCAACCTGGGGGAGAAGGAGCTGGAGGAGGGGCCGTCCACGCGCCTGCTCATCTACGCCGCCAGGCTCATCGCGGGCGGGGTGCCGCCGCGGCGCGCGTGTGAGACGGCGGTGGTCTCGGCGGTCTCCGACGACCCGGTGGTGCAGCAGGCGCTGCGGGACCTGGTGGCAGCGGTGTTCCCCTGA
- a CDS encoding DUF169 domain-containing protein translates to MKKVWQGELDGVVEALGIRSRPVAVTFTNQELEAGKHKKVWVCNALKQASRGRSFVIDAETSACPGGGWHCGLTPPPQGPAWRGLQWFLTRGEKLTASIVSFHRMQSLAAPPPLGMAERMVMAPVSEAELRPDLVVFLVNAEQACRLVFLDHYWDGIPLRAELTGSLCHSAIAHPLVTGRSNVTFGDWTARRMQKYGPDVIFVSVPYERIHNLVEAVPACSAGTAELEIPKGFRRR, encoded by the coding sequence ATGAAGAAGGTCTGGCAGGGAGAGCTGGACGGGGTGGTGGAAGCGCTGGGGATAAGGAGCAGGCCGGTGGCGGTGACCTTCACCAACCAGGAGTTGGAGGCCGGTAAGCATAAGAAGGTCTGGGTGTGCAACGCCTTGAAGCAGGCGTCGCGGGGGAGGTCCTTCGTCATAGACGCGGAGACCTCGGCCTGTCCCGGAGGCGGCTGGCACTGCGGCCTCACCCCGCCGCCCCAGGGTCCGGCCTGGCGCGGCCTGCAGTGGTTCCTCACCCGCGGCGAGAAACTGACCGCCTCCATAGTGAGCTTTCACCGCATGCAGTCCCTGGCTGCTCCCCCGCCCCTGGGGATGGCGGAGCGCATGGTCATGGCGCCGGTGAGCGAGGCGGAGCTCCGCCCCGACCTGGTGGTCTTCCTGGTCAACGCGGAGCAGGCCTGCCGGCTGGTCTTCCTCGACCACTACTGGGACGGCATACCCCTGCGCGCGGAGCTCACGGGATCCCTTTGCCACTCGGCCATCGCCCATCCCCTGGTGACCGGCCGCTCCAACGTGACCTTCGGGGACTGGACGGCCAGGCGCATGCAGAAATACGGCCCGGATGTGATCTTCGTCAGCGTGCCCTACGAGCGCATCCACAATCTGGTGGAGGCGGTCCCCGCGTGCTCCGCGGGCACGGCCGAGCTGGAGATCCCCAAGGGCTTCCGGAGGCGTTGA
- a CDS encoding fatty acyl-AMP ligase: MKNARNVWESILKGLSHSERGLTILEEEGEKVYSPRELKEAAERAACGLIRAGVEPGDRVGIMAQTTPATVITFLGCWAAGAVAVPLPLPMRAVDPASFIEQSRGRLERVGARLLALPETFMPMVGELGVGVRMVACEELSSGGGLPPASTTPEDVALVQFTSGSTSEPRGVVLTHANIMANARAIARKAKITHHDRVVSWMPLYHDMGLIGFLVTALSCGTDLVLMSPQRFVSDPGLWLRALSDHRATITGGPNFSYALSTRVLEGGRAGDLDLSSLRLALNGAEPVDPEAMDGFVRAGSEYGLKPEVPYPVYGLAEATLAVTFPQPGKRYRVDHVSRHDIEDAGVASPAEPGEEGTRALISLGTPLEGVGLRVLKEDGSEAGERELGEVCVSGPCVMQGYWGDEAATARAIREGWLHTGDLGYLAGGELYLVGRIKDMVIIGGRNLFPEDVERCAERVSGMRKGNAVAFGVRTRRGKERLVLVGETRLSCAEAARETARAVSEAVREEIGVPVREVILVPAGTLPKTSSGKKRRFLCRELYLGERLQAVARSGVPIYSG, encoded by the coding sequence GTGAAGAACGCGAGAAACGTATGGGAGAGCATACTTAAAGGACTGTCACACTCGGAACGGGGCTTGACCATACTCGAGGAGGAGGGGGAAAAGGTCTATTCACCCCGAGAGCTGAAGGAGGCGGCGGAAAGGGCCGCCTGCGGCCTGATCAGGGCGGGCGTCGAGCCCGGCGACCGCGTGGGCATCATGGCCCAGACCACCCCCGCCACCGTTATCACCTTTCTGGGTTGCTGGGCGGCGGGGGCGGTGGCGGTTCCCCTTCCCCTGCCCATGCGGGCCGTGGACCCCGCCTCTTTCATCGAACAGAGCCGCGGGCGCCTGGAGAGAGTGGGCGCCAGGCTTCTAGCCCTGCCGGAAACGTTCATGCCCATGGTCGGCGAGCTGGGCGTGGGGGTGAGGATGGTCGCCTGCGAGGAGCTCTCCTCGGGCGGGGGCCTTCCTCCCGCGTCCACCACCCCTGAGGACGTCGCCCTGGTGCAGTTCACCTCCGGGTCCACCAGCGAGCCGCGCGGGGTGGTGCTCACCCACGCCAACATCATGGCCAACGCCAGGGCGATAGCGCGCAAGGCCAAAATCACCCACCATGACCGCGTGGTCTCGTGGATGCCCCTCTACCATGACATGGGCCTGATCGGTTTCCTGGTCACCGCGCTGAGCTGCGGCACGGACCTGGTCCTCATGTCCCCCCAGCGTTTCGTGTCCGACCCGGGGCTGTGGTTGCGGGCGCTCAGCGACCACCGCGCCACCATCACCGGTGGGCCGAACTTCTCCTACGCCCTCTCCACGCGCGTCCTGGAGGGAGGCCGCGCTGGCGACCTGGACCTCTCCTCGCTGCGCCTCGCCCTCAACGGCGCGGAGCCGGTTGACCCCGAGGCCATGGACGGTTTCGTGAGGGCGGGCTCGGAGTACGGACTGAAGCCCGAGGTTCCCTATCCCGTTTACGGTCTCGCCGAGGCCACCCTGGCGGTGACCTTCCCCCAGCCCGGCAAGCGCTACCGCGTGGACCACGTCTCGCGGCACGACATAGAGGACGCCGGCGTGGCCTCACCTGCCGAGCCCGGCGAAGAGGGGACGCGAGCCCTGATCTCGCTGGGCACCCCGCTGGAGGGAGTCGGCCTGCGGGTGCTCAAGGAAGACGGCAGCGAGGCTGGAGAGCGGGAGCTAGGCGAGGTGTGCGTGAGCGGTCCCTGCGTGATGCAGGGCTACTGGGGCGACGAGGCGGCCACCGCCCGGGCCATCCGTGAAGGGTGGCTGCACACCGGCGACCTTGGCTACCTCGCGGGGGGCGAGCTCTACCTCGTCGGCCGCATCAAGGACATGGTGATCATCGGCGGGCGCAACCTCTTCCCAGAGGACGTGGAGCGCTGCGCGGAGCGCGTGAGCGGCATGCGCAAGGGCAACGCGGTGGCCTTCGGGGTCAGGACCAGGCGCGGGAAGGAGCGGCTGGTGCTGGTGGGAGAGACGCGCCTCTCCTGCGCCGAGGCGGCGAGGGAGACGGCGCGGGCGGTCTCCGAGGCGGTGCGCGAGGAGATCGGGGTGCCGGTGCGCGAGGTCATCCTGGTGCCCGCCGGCACCCTGCCCAAGACCTCGAGCGGGAAGAAGCGCCGCTTCCTGTGCCGCGAGCTGTACCTGGGTGAGAGGCTGCAGGCGGTGGCGCGCAGCGGCGTCCCCATCTACAGCGGCTGA